A stretch of Spirosoma oryzicola DNA encodes these proteins:
- a CDS encoding PPC domain-containing DNA-binding protein: protein MFNSFFLALALNSFGMLLPVQQQSTPAHAVSPKYMSTPTGYVMVLRQGDNVLYELEQLAVNEKIPSASFSGFGFVHPTFGFWNAEKKDYDPKSMRDTEMASMTGSIAWKDDKPALHVHGVVTDKNFNAFGGHILALEVGTGSVEITITVHKKRLEREVDQTTGAAVLRL, encoded by the coding sequence ATGTTCAACTCCTTCTTCCTGGCACTGGCCCTAAACAGCTTCGGCATGCTCCTACCGGTTCAACAGCAGTCAACGCCCGCTCACGCCGTAAGTCCCAAATACATGTCTACGCCAACCGGCTATGTAATGGTCCTACGACAAGGCGACAACGTTCTTTACGAACTGGAGCAGTTAGCGGTGAACGAAAAGATTCCCAGCGCCAGCTTCAGCGGCTTTGGCTTTGTTCACCCAACCTTCGGATTTTGGAACGCCGAGAAAAAAGACTACGATCCCAAATCCATGCGAGACACAGAAATGGCCAGCATGACCGGTAGCATTGCCTGGAAGGACGACAAGCCCGCCTTGCATGTACATGGCGTCGTTACGGATAAAAACTTCAACGCTTTTGGTGGTCATATCCTGGCGCTTGAAGTTGGCACTGGGTCGGTAGAAATTACAATCACCGTTCACAAAAAACGGCTGGAACGTGAGGTCGATCAGACGACCGGCGCGGCTGTACTGCGCTTGTAG
- the aroC gene encoding chorismate synthase, with product MSSTYGTLFKISTFGESHGPGIGVVIDGCPAGLSFDTDFIQHELDRRKPGQSRITTQRREADEFDVLSGVFEGKTQGTPIALLIRNTDQRSKDYGHIAEQFRPSHADYTYQTKYGSRDYRGGGRSSARETAARVAAGAIAKLLLKELGVQVQAYVSQVGALKLDKPYSELTLALAEENPVRCPDPETAERMFQYIDETRKQGDSIGGVVDCVVTGVPVGWGEPVFDKLHAELGKAMLSINAVKGFEYGSGFAGVELYGSQHNDEFYTDEQGRVRTKTNLSGGIQGGISNGEAIYFRTAFKPVATIMQDQESVDVHGQSVTVSGKGRHDPCVVPRAVPIVEAMAALVLADMYLRDKAARL from the coding sequence ATGAGCAGTACGTACGGAACACTATTCAAAATTTCTACCTTCGGCGAATCACACGGTCCCGGCATTGGCGTTGTTATCGATGGCTGTCCAGCCGGGCTGTCTTTTGATACGGATTTCATTCAGCATGAATTAGACCGTCGTAAACCGGGACAGTCCAGAATCACTACCCAACGGCGGGAAGCCGATGAGTTTGACGTGCTGTCGGGTGTGTTTGAGGGAAAAACGCAGGGGACACCAATCGCACTGCTTATTCGCAATACCGATCAGCGGAGTAAAGACTATGGACACATAGCCGAGCAGTTCCGGCCTTCTCACGCCGATTATACCTATCAGACGAAGTACGGTTCCCGCGATTACCGGGGCGGTGGTCGGTCTTCAGCGCGCGAAACAGCCGCGCGGGTGGCTGCCGGTGCCATCGCAAAACTGCTACTAAAGGAACTGGGTGTTCAGGTTCAGGCTTACGTGTCGCAGGTTGGGGCGCTCAAACTCGATAAGCCCTACTCGGAATTAACGCTGGCGTTGGCGGAAGAAAACCCGGTTCGTTGCCCCGATCCTGAAACGGCAGAACGCATGTTTCAATACATCGACGAGACGCGTAAGCAGGGCGATTCAATTGGTGGCGTGGTTGACTGCGTCGTTACGGGGGTTCCGGTTGGCTGGGGCGAACCCGTTTTCGATAAACTGCACGCCGAACTAGGCAAAGCGATGCTTAGTATCAATGCCGTCAAAGGGTTTGAATACGGAAGCGGCTTTGCCGGAGTTGAACTGTACGGCTCCCAGCACAACGACGAATTTTACACCGATGAGCAGGGACGTGTTCGGACAAAAACGAATCTGTCGGGTGGTATTCAGGGAGGAATCAGCAACGGAGAGGCTATCTATTTCCGGACGGCGTTTAAACCCGTAGCTACCATCATGCAGGACCAGGAAAGCGTGGACGTGCATGGTCAGTCGGTAACGGTTTCTGGAAAAGGGCGGCACGACCCATGCGTAGTACCCCGCGCTGTGCCCATCGTAGAAGCAATGGCTGCGCTGGTGCTGGCCGACATGTATCTGCGTGACAAAGCGGCACGGCTGTAG
- a CDS encoding TonB-dependent receptor — translation MHKSTTYSLIHVFFLCLLTTAAMAQTRIAGTVTAAETKEPLAGISIAVKGKVIGTITDQKGNFSLTTNTPTPFTIAVSAVGFQAQELVITGSRSDITVSLKEQVTIGQEVVVSASRVEESVLKSPVSVERLDIRSFQATPSASFYDALQNIKGVDMATQSLTFKSVNVRGFGANGNTRVVQMLDGMDNQAPGLNFSVGNIAGVSELDLESVELLPGAASALYGPNAVNGLLLMTSKNPFQYQGLSAYVKGGVMNASNHSTATTPFYDAAFRYAKAFNNRLAFKVGVSYLSAKDWQATDYRDQSFSNNYNLQTGNRANNPGYDGINIYGDASANLYSNLFANGQPGTGANGSSQVLGLIATTQIPQAGNQTLPQLTGLTPQQLFNAIIPNLNISRTGYLENELVDYNVNNLKLNGALHYRLNENVEAIVQANWGTGTTVYTGADRYYIKGFKLGQYKLELKGSNFFVRAYTTQERSGDAYATGILGQGINEYWSGSAAKWFPTFFGTYTQTAFQGYAGALLQALSSGQNQAAAVATAQGYAASQQTNWLNVARGTADQGRLMPGTAGFQQAFDAVSGKPIPGDAQGVGARFLDKTNLYHGEAMYNFNKVIDPKLVELIVGGNVRRYALNSEGTLFARDENGKEFTIDEYGAYAQASKTLADVLKLTGSLRYDKNQNFKAQISPRLSAVLTLAKVHNVRASFQRGFRIPTTQDQYIDLNTPSAHLIGGLPLFKQRYNFSGSPVYTLQSVQAFGAALQTGGAAALPQALALLRPAADPGYDPERVETYEVGYKGLLGNKLFIDAYYYYNRFLNLLGTQTVVQGVQPVSLTNPATALQLISASTRNVYFYPVNSSTQLKNAGWAIGLDYLLPGNYTVGANVASNYLIDRDKLPAGFVTQFNTPKYRYNLSVGNRNVAGSGFGFNVVWRAQDSFLWEASFANAEATARQQTIILAYSTLDAQISKKIPGVKSILKVGGTNLLGKLYTQSWGNPSVGSMYYVSLSFDQLMN, via the coding sequence ATGCATAAATCCACTACGTATTCACTAATTCATGTGTTCTTTTTGTGTCTGCTGACCACAGCGGCTATGGCCCAAACGCGCATTGCGGGGACGGTAACCGCAGCAGAGACAAAAGAGCCACTAGCCGGTATCAGCATTGCCGTTAAGGGTAAGGTAATCGGCACAATAACCGACCAGAAAGGAAACTTCTCGTTAACAACCAACACGCCTACGCCCTTCACAATCGCTGTTTCAGCCGTAGGTTTTCAGGCGCAGGAATTGGTCATCACCGGCAGCCGCTCGGACATAACCGTAAGTCTGAAAGAGCAGGTCACGATCGGCCAGGAAGTAGTTGTGTCGGCATCGCGGGTCGAGGAAAGCGTACTTAAATCGCCGGTATCGGTCGAGCGGCTGGATATTCGATCGTTTCAAGCCACGCCGTCGGCTTCGTTTTACGATGCGCTACAAAACATCAAGGGGGTCGATATGGCTACGCAAAGTCTGACCTTCAAATCGGTCAACGTGCGCGGCTTCGGTGCGAACGGCAATACCCGTGTCGTGCAAATGCTCGATGGGATGGACAATCAGGCACCAGGCTTGAACTTCTCGGTGGGTAATATCGCCGGGGTGTCAGAACTGGATCTGGAAAGCGTTGAGTTACTGCCCGGTGCGGCATCAGCCCTTTACGGTCCAAACGCCGTTAACGGTTTGCTCTTGATGACTTCTAAAAATCCGTTTCAGTATCAGGGACTCAGTGCGTATGTTAAAGGGGGTGTGATGAATGCCAGCAATCATTCGACCGCAACGACGCCTTTTTACGATGCCGCTTTCCGCTACGCGAAGGCGTTCAATAACCGATTGGCGTTTAAGGTCGGGGTTTCTTATCTGTCGGCTAAAGACTGGCAGGCTACCGACTACCGTGATCAAAGCTTCTCGAATAATTATAATCTGCAAACCGGCAATCGGGCGAATAACCCAGGCTATGATGGTATCAATATTTACGGTGATGCGAGTGCTAACCTGTATTCGAACTTGTTCGCTAATGGACAACCCGGAACGGGCGCCAACGGCTCATCGCAGGTACTGGGATTGATTGCGACCACCCAGATTCCACAGGCGGGTAATCAAACGTTACCGCAGCTGACCGGGTTGACCCCACAGCAGCTTTTCAATGCGATTATTCCCAACCTGAACATTTCGCGGACGGGTTATTTGGAAAACGAGCTTGTCGACTACAATGTCAATAACCTCAAACTGAATGGCGCATTGCACTACCGGCTAAACGAAAATGTCGAAGCAATTGTACAGGCCAACTGGGGTACGGGTACGACGGTGTACACAGGAGCTGACCGGTATTACATCAAAGGATTCAAACTTGGTCAATATAAACTCGAACTGAAAGGGTCTAATTTCTTTGTACGAGCGTATACGACGCAGGAGCGTTCGGGCGACGCGTACGCAACGGGGATACTGGGTCAGGGAATCAACGAGTACTGGAGCGGTAGTGCCGCCAAATGGTTTCCGACGTTCTTCGGAACGTACACGCAAACCGCGTTTCAGGGATACGCCGGAGCGCTTTTACAGGCTCTTAGCAGTGGGCAGAATCAGGCCGCTGCCGTAGCCACAGCGCAGGGCTACGCAGCCAGTCAACAAACGAACTGGTTGAACGTCGCGCGCGGCACGGCTGATCAAGGTCGGTTGATGCCGGGTACCGCTGGCTTCCAACAGGCGTTTGATGCCGTATCTGGAAAACCGATTCCGGGGGATGCGCAGGGCGTGGGCGCGCGCTTTCTCGACAAAACCAATCTTTACCACGGTGAGGCCATGTACAACTTCAACAAGGTAATTGATCCAAAACTGGTCGAACTGATCGTTGGCGGTAATGTTCGGCGGTATGCCTTGAATTCGGAAGGTACCTTATTTGCTCGTGACGAAAATGGCAAAGAATTTACGATTGATGAATACGGTGCTTACGCGCAGGCGTCGAAAACGTTGGCTGATGTATTGAAGCTAACCGGTTCCCTGCGTTACGACAAAAACCAGAACTTCAAAGCGCAGATAAGCCCCCGTCTATCGGCGGTACTGACCTTAGCGAAGGTGCACAACGTTCGGGCGTCGTTCCAACGCGGTTTCCGTATTCCAACAACGCAGGACCAGTATATCGATCTGAACACACCTTCGGCTCACTTGATCGGTGGTTTGCCTTTGTTCAAGCAACGGTATAATTTCAGCGGCAGTCCGGTGTATACGCTTCAGTCAGTACAAGCTTTTGGAGCCGCCTTGCAGACGGGTGGAGCCGCTGCTTTGCCACAAGCCCTTGCCTTATTGAGACCAGCCGCTGATCCGGGCTACGATCCCGAACGCGTAGAAACCTACGAAGTCGGCTATAAGGGACTGCTCGGAAATAAGTTGTTTATCGACGCCTATTATTACTATAACCGGTTCCTGAACTTGTTGGGTACGCAAACGGTCGTACAGGGTGTGCAGCCCGTTTCGCTCACCAATCCGGCCACGGCCTTGCAACTCATCAGTGCGTCAACGCGTAACGTTTATTTCTACCCGGTCAACTCAAGCACTCAGTTAAAAAATGCAGGCTGGGCGATTGGTCTGGATTACCTGTTACCCGGTAACTATACGGTTGGTGCTAACGTAGCGTCGAACTACTTGATTGACCGGGATAAGCTGCCAGCGGGTTTCGTGACGCAGTTCAACACGCCTAAATATCGGTACAACCTATCGGTTGGCAATCGGAATGTTGCTGGTAGCGGTTTTGGCTTCAACGTCGTTTGGCGGGCTCAGGATTCCTTTTTGTGGGAAGCTAGCTTTGCTAATGCAGAGGCTACGGCTCGTCAGCAGACCATTATTCTCGCCTATAGCACGCTGGATGCGCAGATCAGCAAAAAAATACCGGGAGTTAAATCCATTCTAAAAGTCGGTGGTACCAACTTGCTGGGTAAACTTTATACGCAGTCCTGGGGTAACCCCAGCGTGGGATCGATGTACTACGTCAGTTTGTCCTTCGATCAACTGATGAACTAA
- a CDS encoding APC family permease yields the protein MIDMVGIGPFVVLPLVIKTLGGPQFMWAWVLGALVSVVDAFVWAELGAAFPKAGGSYNFLKISYGEQRWGRLLAFLYVWQTMIQAPLVMASGAIGFSQYMSYLIPLDEWQRKAVSGGVVLVIIILLYRKIDSIGKIGLVMWGAVLLTLGWIIVGGLSNARIPLTETLSSMGSVSGGLIAAGLGQASVKTIYCYLGYYNVCHLGGEIQKPTRNIPASMFISIAGIAGLYLLMNLSVVSVVPWQEAQNSDFIVSTFVETLYGPAAAKLATVLVLLVAFSSLFAVLLGYSRVPYAAAADGQFFPIFARLHPTRQFPYISLLFLGGVGFVFSLLFRLGDVITAILAMRIVVQFVGQAVGLLLLHRRRAIREFPFRMPLYPLPVLLAITVWLFIFFSTGLTFMLSGLTVIGLGIVAFLVSAGVRQQWPFGK from the coding sequence ATGATCGATATGGTCGGTATCGGACCATTCGTTGTGTTGCCATTGGTCATAAAAACCCTCGGCGGACCGCAGTTTATGTGGGCGTGGGTGCTAGGTGCGCTCGTTTCGGTCGTTGATGCATTTGTCTGGGCTGAACTGGGAGCTGCCTTTCCCAAGGCAGGCGGAAGCTATAATTTTCTGAAAATCTCGTACGGAGAACAGCGTTGGGGGCGTCTGCTGGCTTTTCTGTACGTCTGGCAGACCATGATCCAGGCTCCGCTGGTGATGGCTTCGGGCGCTATCGGTTTTTCGCAGTACATGTCGTACCTGATACCGCTGGACGAATGGCAGCGTAAAGCGGTATCGGGCGGAGTTGTGCTGGTCATTATCATCCTGTTATACCGAAAAATTGACTCGATTGGTAAAATCGGGCTGGTTATGTGGGGGGCGGTGTTGTTGACGCTGGGCTGGATTATTGTTGGCGGTTTAAGCAACGCCCGCATTCCGCTGACGGAGACATTAAGTTCGATGGGATCGGTGAGTGGTGGATTAATAGCCGCTGGTCTTGGGCAAGCATCGGTCAAAACGATCTACTGTTACCTGGGTTACTACAATGTTTGTCACCTTGGCGGAGAGATTCAAAAACCAACGCGCAACATTCCCGCCAGTATGTTTATCTCTATTGCGGGTATCGCGGGACTTTATTTGTTGATGAACCTGAGCGTGGTGAGTGTCGTGCCCTGGCAGGAGGCTCAAAACAGTGACTTTATCGTCAGCACGTTTGTCGAAACGCTTTACGGTCCGGCTGCTGCTAAGCTGGCAACCGTTCTGGTTTTGCTGGTTGCTTTTTCTTCGTTGTTTGCCGTCTTGCTGGGCTATTCGCGGGTGCCGTACGCAGCTGCCGCCGATGGGCAATTCTTTCCGATTTTCGCGCGGTTGCACCCGACGCGCCAGTTTCCGTATATCTCGCTGTTGTTCTTAGGGGGTGTCGGCTTTGTGTTTAGCTTACTATTCCGGCTGGGCGATGTGATTACGGCTATTTTAGCGATGCGGATCGTTGTGCAATTTGTCGGGCAGGCCGTTGGCTTGCTGTTGCTTCACCGCCGACGAGCCATCCGTGAATTTCCTTTCCGAATGCCGCTATACCCGCTACCCGTGCTGTTAGCGATTACCGTGTGGCTGTTCATCTTCTTTTCGACCGGACTGACGTTCATGCTTTCTGGCCTAACCGTCATTGGCCTGGGTATCGTCGCCTTCCTTGTATCAGCTGGCGTACGTCAGCAATGGCCGTTCGGTAAGTGA
- a CDS encoding FAD:protein FMN transferase: protein MTIRQGISCLPKTQFQVNSFVQFVKVQHKRSFLFNTKAHWRLFSLGAWLLLPLSGNAQTRLQRFSFTQGLMGTEFNVIFYTPDSVVAYQANRAVSVRMDTLNAIMSDYLDGSEINRLSATSGSGKWITVSADLFHVLQKAQSIAQLSHGRYDPTVGPLSLLWRRAVRRKEFPTASQRRKARRAVGYRLMKLDRTNQTVKLRRSGMRLDVGGIGQGFAIDEALTVLHQFGIRSALLDIGGDILVSDAPPDHPAGWRVSLGSGKAGSSDTATVLLKNAAITTSGDTYRFLEHKGRRYSHIMNPRSGLGLHHFVQATVLAPDGYHADALTKVFSVAGLRKSRRLLKRFPGAELLFLENKTGKRHAWKSAGFKRILP, encoded by the coding sequence GTGACCATAAGACAAGGGATAAGCTGTTTACCTAAAACTCAATTTCAGGTAAACAGCTTTGTTCAGTTCGTAAAAGTACAGCATAAGCGCTCTTTTCTCTTTAATACAAAGGCACATTGGCGGCTGTTTTCGCTGGGCGCTTGGTTGTTGCTACCTCTGTCAGGGAATGCTCAGACCCGGCTACAGCGGTTCTCGTTTACTCAGGGCCTGATGGGCACGGAATTCAACGTCATTTTTTACACACCGGATAGCGTAGTTGCTTATCAGGCCAATCGGGCTGTTTCGGTCCGAATGGATACGTTGAATGCGATCATGAGCGATTATCTGGACGGTTCAGAAATAAACCGGTTGTCGGCAACCAGCGGTTCGGGTAAGTGGATAACGGTGTCCGCCGATTTATTTCATGTCTTGCAGAAAGCGCAATCCATAGCCCAGCTTTCGCACGGACGTTACGATCCGACGGTTGGGCCGTTGTCGTTGTTATGGCGGAGAGCCGTCCGGCGCAAGGAATTTCCTACGGCTAGCCAGCGACGCAAGGCCAGACGGGCCGTTGGGTATCGGCTGATGAAACTGGATCGGACCAATCAAACCGTAAAACTTCGGCGGTCGGGGATGCGGCTGGATGTTGGCGGCATTGGGCAGGGATTTGCCATTGACGAAGCGCTCACGGTACTGCATCAATTCGGAATCCGCTCGGCTCTACTCGACATTGGAGGAGACATCCTTGTAAGCGATGCACCGCCCGACCATCCGGCGGGATGGCGGGTAAGCCTCGGTTCTGGCAAAGCAGGCAGTTCAGATACGGCTACTGTTTTACTGAAAAATGCGGCTATAACGACATCGGGTGACACATACCGCTTTCTGGAACACAAAGGCCGACGTTACTCGCACATCATGAACCCACGCTCCGGGTTAGGGCTGCACCACTTCGTGCAAGCTACCGTACTCGCTCCGGATGGCTATCATGCCGATGCACTGACGAAAGTATTCAGCGTGGCTGGCTTACGGAAAAGTCGGCGGTTGCTCAAGCGCTTTCCGGGAGCCGAGCTACTCTTTCTCGAAAACAAAACCGGCAAACGGCACGCATGGAAATCGGCTGGTTTCAAGAGAATTCTTCCCTAG
- a CDS encoding Gfo/Idh/MocA family oxidoreductase yields the protein MTNESNRRDFLKTSGLLTGSALLGGLPFGAQAEMAGYGYHTSANDTIKVALIGCGGRGTGAAQQALSTKQNVKIVALADAFRDRVDDAYKALTERGAKAADGTPKVDIPEDRKFVGFDAYKQAIPLADVVILATPPGFRPSHFEEAVRQGKHVFMEKPVATDAPGIRRVLAAAEEAKRKKLNVVVGLQRRYQPSYREMIKRIHDGALGDIVGGQVYWISGGVWHKPRKPNQTEMEYQMRNWYYFNWLCGDHINEQHVHNIDVANWVKNSYPVSCQGTGGRQVRTSKEDGEIFDHHIVDFVYADGTTINSQCRHYEGTFSRVDEMFLGTKGKVEGMEKRTSVLMGYNGQPIHTYDAKADGNPYQIEHDELFAAIAKGDYKFADAERVAKSTMTAIMGRMATYSGKVVKWDEALNSQIDLFPTTLAWDAMPKSLPDKDGFYPIAVPGKTIAV from the coding sequence ATGACGAACGAATCGAACCGACGCGATTTCCTTAAAACGTCCGGGCTATTGACAGGCAGTGCGCTACTGGGCGGTTTGCCATTTGGTGCACAAGCCGAGATGGCTGGCTATGGCTACCATACTTCGGCAAACGACACCATAAAAGTAGCGTTGATCGGCTGTGGCGGACGGGGCACCGGGGCCGCTCAGCAAGCCTTAAGCACGAAGCAAAACGTTAAAATTGTGGCACTAGCCGACGCCTTCCGCGACCGGGTGGACGATGCCTATAAAGCGCTGACCGAGCGCGGAGCCAAAGCCGCCGACGGAACGCCTAAAGTAGACATACCAGAGGACCGTAAATTTGTCGGATTCGACGCTTACAAGCAAGCCATCCCGTTAGCCGATGTCGTTATTCTGGCTACGCCACCGGGCTTTCGGCCAAGTCATTTTGAAGAAGCCGTTCGTCAGGGTAAGCACGTGTTTATGGAAAAACCGGTGGCTACCGATGCACCGGGCATCCGGCGAGTACTGGCTGCTGCGGAAGAAGCGAAACGGAAAAAACTGAACGTAGTCGTTGGACTCCAACGGCGTTACCAGCCTAGCTACCGCGAGATGATCAAGCGGATTCACGACGGCGCACTCGGCGACATTGTGGGTGGACAGGTTTACTGGATCAGCGGTGGGGTCTGGCACAAGCCACGTAAGCCCAACCAAACCGAAATGGAGTATCAGATGCGCAACTGGTACTACTTCAACTGGCTGTGCGGTGATCATATCAACGAGCAGCACGTCCACAACATCGACGTAGCCAACTGGGTCAAAAACAGTTATCCCGTGTCTTGTCAGGGAACGGGCGGACGTCAGGTTCGGACAAGCAAAGAAGATGGCGAAATCTTTGACCATCATATTGTCGACTTTGTTTACGCCGATGGTACAACCATCAATAGCCAATGCCGACACTACGAAGGCACCTTTAGCCGGGTAGACGAAATGTTCCTGGGCACCAAAGGTAAAGTTGAAGGGATGGAGAAAAGAACCAGCGTCTTGATGGGTTATAACGGTCAGCCTATCCATACGTATGACGCCAAAGCGGATGGCAATCCGTACCAGATTGAACATGACGAGCTGTTTGCTGCCATTGCCAAGGGCGACTACAAATTTGCCGACGCCGAACGGGTAGCGAAAAGTACCATGACGGCCATTATGGGCCGAATGGCGACTTATTCCGGTAAAGTGGTGAAGTGGGACGAAGCGTTAAATTCCCAGATTGACCTCTTTCCAACTACCCTCGCCTGGGACGCTATGCCTAAGAGCCTGCCAGACAAAGACGGTTTCTACCCAATAGCCGTACCTGGTAAAACGATAGCCGTTTAA